In Zhaonella formicivorans, one DNA window encodes the following:
- a CDS encoding Rqc2 family fibronectin-binding protein, with the protein MAFDGIVLAAVQQELSARLLNGRIDRIYQPSSDTVVLHIRQRSGNFKLLLSAHAYDARVHLTTANFSNPFNPPLFCMVLRKHLEGGKILSIEQEELERLLSFTVEALDELGQMKSKQLIVEIMGKHSNILLVDPESNTIIDGIKRYTHAVSRHREVLPGRVYIAPPAQHKLNPLHISEEQFKAALFNDNFSAKVSKILVKQLAGLSSLMANEIVYRAGLDQEITLELLGDYDLTRLWQELQSIAAAVKTGAFTPSVYSFRDNLLDYAAIKLQQFPFAQEMIFPGMSEALDSFFQAKQAKDELQRAKNELRRILTKELERNRKKQALQEETIAQAKLAEPYRIKGELLTANIYRVSKGDKTVLVENFYNPDDGPLLIELKPELSPAQNAQTYFKKYNKAKAGAKKAQEQLRLTNEEIYYLESVLESVDRANQMAELAEIRSEMIAQGYLEQDIPRKSKKPQQEQAKAMPMVFRASSGLPILVGKNNRQNDWLTMKLAKDHDIWLHVKDLPGSHVVIQTGGKNVPDSALLEAATLAAYFSKGQYSGQVPVDWTLKKYVRKPNGAKPGMVIYDHQQTIYVTPEEEVVNKLKA; encoded by the coding sequence ATGGCCTTTGACGGGATTGTACTGGCTGCTGTACAACAGGAACTATCGGCAAGACTTTTAAACGGTCGCATAGATAGAATTTATCAACCGTCCTCAGATACCGTAGTATTGCACATCCGCCAGCGAAGCGGAAACTTTAAACTTCTATTGTCTGCCCACGCTTATGATGCCAGAGTACACCTGACTACAGCCAATTTTAGCAACCCATTTAACCCGCCTCTTTTTTGCATGGTTTTGAGGAAACACTTGGAAGGCGGCAAAATATTGAGTATCGAGCAGGAAGAATTGGAGAGGCTGCTCTCTTTTACCGTGGAAGCCCTGGATGAACTTGGTCAAATGAAGAGCAAGCAATTGATTGTGGAAATCATGGGCAAACACAGCAATATCCTGCTGGTGGACCCGGAATCAAACACCATAATCGACGGCATCAAACGCTACACCCATGCGGTGAGCAGGCACCGGGAAGTTCTTCCCGGCAGGGTTTATATCGCCCCGCCCGCTCAACATAAGCTTAACCCGCTCCACATTTCTGAGGAGCAATTTAAAGCCGCGCTTTTTAACGACAATTTTTCTGCCAAAGTAAGTAAAATACTGGTTAAACAACTGGCTGGGCTCAGTTCCCTCATGGCAAACGAAATTGTTTACAGGGCAGGCTTGGACCAGGAAATAACGCTGGAACTGCTGGGAGATTATGATTTGACCAGGCTGTGGCAGGAATTGCAAAGCATTGCTGCGGCTGTCAAGACCGGTGCTTTCACTCCATCGGTCTACTCGTTCCGGGATAACCTGCTGGATTACGCTGCTATTAAATTACAACAGTTCCCTTTTGCCCAAGAAATGATTTTTCCCGGCATGAGCGAGGCCTTGGACAGTTTTTTCCAGGCGAAGCAGGCTAAGGACGAACTGCAACGGGCTAAAAATGAGCTGCGCAGAATTTTAACCAAAGAGCTGGAGAGAAACAGAAAAAAGCAGGCGCTGCAGGAAGAGACCATCGCCCAGGCAAAACTGGCCGAACCTTACCGGATTAAAGGTGAGCTCTTGACTGCCAATATCTATCGCGTTAGTAAAGGCGACAAGACTGTCCTGGTGGAAAATTTCTACAACCCTGATGACGGTCCCCTCTTGATCGAGTTAAAACCGGAGCTCTCGCCTGCCCAAAATGCACAAACTTACTTTAAAAAGTACAACAAAGCCAAAGCAGGGGCAAAAAAAGCACAGGAACAACTGCGCTTAACCAACGAAGAAATTTATTATTTGGAAAGCGTTCTGGAAAGTGTTGATAGGGCAAATCAAATGGCAGAACTGGCTGAAATCAGGAGCGAAATGATTGCCCAGGGCTACTTGGAGCAGGATATCCCAAGGAAAAGCAAAAAACCCCAGCAAGAACAAGCAAAAGCAATGCCTATGGTCTTTCGGGCCAGCAGCGGTTTACCGATTTTAGTGGGCAAAAACAACAGGCAAAATGACTGGCTGACGATGAAACTGGCTAAAGATCACGACATCTGGCTGCATGTTAAAGATCTGCCCGGTTCCCACGTGGTCATCCAAACCGGGGGGAAAAATGTGCCGGACAGCGCCTTGCTGGAGGCCGCAACCCTGGCTGCATATTTCAGCAAGGGACAATATTCGGGCCAGGTACCTGTGGACTGGACCTTGAAAAAGTACGTTAGAAAGCCTAACGGAGCCAAACCTGGAATGGTAATCTACGATCACCAGCAGACCATCTATGTCACCCCGGAGGAAGAAGTGGTCAACAAACTTAAAGCGTAA